The following coding sequences lie in one Hoplias malabaricus isolate fHopMal1 chromosome 14, fHopMal1.hap1, whole genome shotgun sequence genomic window:
- the ankrd39 gene encoding ankyrin repeat domain-containing protein 39 isoform X2 has product MDFERGIWSAALDGDLERVKSFLRKGTDPNTKDQSSYTALHYSSRAGHRSVCELLLDHGACANSQTSGGASALHRAAYCGHLAIVKLLLTHRADPCLTDDDGLTPLHKAAEQGHLEVCDLLVSSFPVLRTMKDNRSRLPADLCPDNSALLELLNPQ; this is encoded by the exons ATGGACTTTGAGAGAG GTATATGGTCAGCAGCTCTGGATGGTGACCTGGAGAGGGTCAAGTCCTTTTTAAGAAAGGGAACTGATCCAAACACCAAGGATCAGTCCAGCTACACTGCTCTG CACTACTCCAGTCGGGCAGGTCATCGGTCAGTGTGTGAGCTGCTCCTGGACCATGGGGCCTGTGCTAACTCCCAAACCTCTGGTGGAGCCTCTGCCCTGCACAGAGCGGCCTACTGTGGCCACTTGGCTATTGTCAAGCTGCTGCTGACCCACAGAGCAGACCCCTGCCTTACTGATGATGATGGATTAACACCACTCCATAAG GCTGCTGAGCAAGGCcacctggaggtgtgtgacttgTTGGTGAGCAGTTTCCCTGTGTTGAGAACCATGAAGGATAACAGATCACGCTTACCTGCAGATCTTTGTCCAGACAACAGTGCATTACTGGAGTTGCTGAACCCACAGTGA
- the ankrd39 gene encoding ankyrin repeat domain-containing protein 39 isoform X1 — MDSHGTQCSCGAHRSTPSVHQTLEEMDFERGIWSAALDGDLERVKSFLRKGTDPNTKDQSSYTALHYSSRAGHRSVCELLLDHGACANSQTSGGASALHRAAYCGHLAIVKLLLTHRADPCLTDDDGLTPLHKAAEQGHLEVCDLLVSSFPVLRTMKDNRSRLPADLCPDNSALLELLNPQ, encoded by the exons ATGGACTCCCATGGTACACAGTGCTCCTGCGGTGCTCACCGCTCCACACCAAGCGTCCACCAAACCCTCGAAGAGATGGACTTTGAGAGAG GTATATGGTCAGCAGCTCTGGATGGTGACCTGGAGAGGGTCAAGTCCTTTTTAAGAAAGGGAACTGATCCAAACACCAAGGATCAGTCCAGCTACACTGCTCTG CACTACTCCAGTCGGGCAGGTCATCGGTCAGTGTGTGAGCTGCTCCTGGACCATGGGGCCTGTGCTAACTCCCAAACCTCTGGTGGAGCCTCTGCCCTGCACAGAGCGGCCTACTGTGGCCACTTGGCTATTGTCAAGCTGCTGCTGACCCACAGAGCAGACCCCTGCCTTACTGATGATGATGGATTAACACCACTCCATAAG GCTGCTGAGCAAGGCcacctggaggtgtgtgacttgTTGGTGAGCAGTTTCCCTGTGTTGAGAACCATGAAGGATAACAGATCACGCTTACCTGCAGATCTTTGTCCAGACAACAGTGCATTACTGGAGTTGCTGAACCCACAGTGA